The following nucleotide sequence is from Desulfomicrobium macestii.
CGTTCTCGGCCAAGGCCAACCTTGCGGACACGCCATGCCGCGAGGCCTTCTGCGTCCGGTGGGCTGCTGGCGAGATTGAGGCGGAGGCCTGGCTGCGTGAGGAGCTCCCGAGTTTCAGTCCGAACTCTGTGAAGAACTGGCTGGAAACAGAGGAGAAAGAAGGTTCTGCTGCGCTTGGCGGGGACTTTGGCAAGCACCGCAAGGGCACGGGCATCATCGAAAGCACCCCCCTGATGCGCGAATCCATCCTGGGCATGATGGCCGAGCACCCCAACGCCTCGGCAGCGCTCATCCGCGAATGGCTTGAAGCAAAATTTCAGAAAGTCCCATCTTTGCGCCGCCTGCAGGCGTGGGTCAGCGCGTGGAAGAAGGCCAATCCGGGCAACTGGATGTACATCCAGGCCCCGGACAAGTGGCGGAGCCGCTTCATGGCCGCCTGTGGCGACAAATACGAGTTAATCGTGAGGCAAAATCAACTTTGGGAATATGACGGAACCCCAGCAGACATTATGCTCTCCGACGGTAAGCGGTATTCCATCATCGGCGTGATCAACATCTTTGACCGCCGCCTGAAATTAGAAGTCGCTCCTTCTGAAAACTCGCGTGACGTGGGCGCGCTGAGCCGCCGCTGTATTTTGGACTGGGGCGTCCCAGAGGGAGTCACCACTGACAATGGCGGTTCATACGTTTCCGCATACCAGCAGCAAGTATTTGGTGCACTTGGCATTGTTCACACCATCCTGCCCCCGTTCCGGCCCGACTTAAAACCGGCCATCGAGCGCGCATTCCGCACCTTTTCACACCATCTTTTGACGATCTGCCCCGCATACGTGGGTCATAATGTGGCCACACGCCAGGAGATCCGCGAGCGCGAGACCTTCTCCAAGCGCCTCATGGACCGCAAGAACCCCCAGGAGTTGTCCATGGCCTTCTCGCCCCAGGAGCTGCAGGAATTCTGCAACGACTGGTGCCAAAACACCTATGCACATCGCCCCCATAGCGGCCTGAACGGGCGCACGCCCTGGGAGGTCGCCCAGGATTGGATCATGCCGGTCCGGCGGATCGAGAACGAACGCGCCCTGGACGTTCTGCTTGTGCCCCTGGCTAGCGGGGGCGGCTTCCGGGAAGTGGGCAAGAAAGGCCTGCGCTGCTCTTCTGGCGTCTATGTGGCTCCGGAGCTGGGCGGCCTGGTCGGCCACCGTGTTCAGGTCCGGATGGACCCTGCAAATCTGACCTGGGCGTATGTGTTCGACGATGACGGCAACTTTCTGTGTCGGGCAGAGCGGACCGATGACCTCAGTGCTGAACAGATGCGCGCAGAGGCCAAGGCCATGCGTCGGGTCAGCCAGGCAACGCCAAAGGCCATATCCAAGGAAATGCGCGCCATGGCCAAACTGACCGAGGCGGATCAGGCCATGCCCGTGATCCGCGAGCACCATCGCAAGCGGGCAGAGGCCATCCGCGCCAAGGGCGTCGACCAGCGCTCCACCGTCTACACCACCCCAGAACTCGAAGCCGCAGCCGATGCTGCGAACGCCCATATCCCCGCCGTCGCCGTCACCGAGCAGTCCCGGGAGATCGTCCCCGGCTTCACGCCCCCGGCGACTGCCCAGGAGCGCTACAAGCTGCTGCTGGCTCTCCAGGCGCGCGAGGATCTGACCGAAGCGGAGGCCAAGTGGGCCCGCATTTACGCGGCCTGCCTTGAGGCGGATGGTTTCCGTCGA
It contains:
- a CDS encoding Mu transposase C-terminal domain-containing protein encodes the protein MAKVDQPISEKEALSAADIGQILGCSRQAVDKMAKKGGWPAIWEGRAKLFSVADLPEDVRVAIATKSCPYTPPAITPAKEAGLADIMKLKGKKKIRFTTRTAIISIYKAFSAKANLADTPCREAFCVRWAAGEIEAEAWLREELPSFSPNSVKNWLETEEKEGSAALGGDFGKHRKGTGIIESTPLMRESILGMMAEHPNASAALIREWLEAKFQKVPSLRRLQAWVSAWKKANPGNWMYIQAPDKWRSRFMAACGDKYELIVRQNQLWEYDGTPADIMLSDGKRYSIIGVINIFDRRLKLEVAPSENSRDVGALSRRCILDWGVPEGVTTDNGGSYVSAYQQQVFGALGIVHTILPPFRPDLKPAIERAFRTFSHHLLTICPAYVGHNVATRQEIRERETFSKRLMDRKNPQELSMAFSPQELQEFCNDWCQNTYAHRPHSGLNGRTPWEVAQDWIMPVRRIENERALDVLLVPLASGGGFREVGKKGLRCSSGVYVAPELGGLVGHRVQVRMDPANLTWAYVFDDDGNFLCRAERTDDLSAEQMRAEAKAMRRVSQATPKAISKEMRAMAKLTEADQAMPVIREHHRKRAEAIRAKGVDQRSTVYTTPELEAAADAANAHIPAVAVTEQSREIVPGFTPPATAQERYKLLLALQAREDLTEAEAKWARIYAACLEADGFRRMYQICAATG